The Arachis hypogaea cultivar Tifrunner chromosome 14, arahy.Tifrunner.gnm2.J5K5, whole genome shotgun sequence DNA window CCTTAATTTGAAATCATGATAAGGAGTGAAACAAAAAACAGATACTAATCAGCAAGATTGACAAACTTGACAAAGGCATTAAAATAAATGAACACTAAAGTTTAGCAATCAAATTATTTATACTCTAACTATATCAAAATTGCAAATTGAGcaatataatataatttgaaatacTAATAACAAAAATAGTAGAAAGCACTTCTCCAAAAGGAACACATTTAATCAATAATTCTAATTCATTAAACTAACTAGAGATCTGGAACCAGTTAGACAATCACAgacatttataaaattattatttcctCTAACAGCAAGAGATCATCGTTAGTTCATTGGGGTGATACCGAATTGTTTTCTTTGTGCTATTAACCTTAACCCAGTTTGAAGGAACCTTAACATCAGTCTCCAACTGTAGCCAAAACAAATTTAggggtaattaaaatttattcttaaCCAACCATTTATTCTTTCAAAACAAACTTTCTTTGAATCACTCCAAATTCATTAATTTGAGACACAGATTCGGAACACTACATATatcattttcttcccttttttcttttggTGATAAAACAATAGGTGAAACAATTACAAATTTGCAAACCATGGATGCTTACAaggcaacaaacaaaaaaataattcaaatgttTCAAACTGTAACCTCTATCAAATGAGTAATTCCAGAAACACTCATGAATTCCAAATTCCGCTCCAAGGCGCTTGCGATACAAGCCGATCAATGAATTTAATTGTTCCTCTTCCATTCGAAAAGCTTTCCGAGCTCTAGTAACCTATTCAtagtaataatatcaataatttcatattgaagtgcaaagtATAAAACGAAGCCCAAAAGGAAGTAAATTAAAAGGACAAAGGCAAACCTCTGGAAATTGTGCCTCAGATGCAATGATCAAATTTGTTAGATCGCCTTGATCAGCAGATTCTTTGTTTAAAGAAGACAACATTTTTGTAGCATTGGCAATAACACTGTCAGAGGAGGCAGACAGAATCAGTCTTCTCAACAGATTAGAACGCAAATTATTGTTTTCCTCCTCGCGTATGTTAAGTTGCTGAAGCTGTTTTCCAGCTGACAAAATAGCTTGAATAACTGCAACAAACTTTGGGAAGACAAAATGATTCAAGCAATCAATACCAACTATCTAGCAGATTAAGAAACCTTTTGGGGTCATTTATACCCATAAAATAGGATATACAGATAATCCAAATGCCTATAGCTTTTAGAGTGCTTATTGTTCTTAAATTGAACATGGACCAAATAATCAGATCAAAAGATAGGAGCCTAGTTGTGTGCCCAAGCAGATAACATTAAATTACACGATCTACAGAATATGCTCAGCTCTTTTTACTTTTCCCTCTCTGTTGTAAACAGAGAATGTCAAAGAAATTATATAGGGGATATAGACAAATGATTAAATGATGAACATGATAGATAAATCAATGGTCCAACAAGAAGTCATTTATCACCTCAACTGGCTTAGCAGTGCAATGGAATATTCTTGTAACCCCGCGTTGTAAATCAGGTGCTCGGCTCAGATTTGTCAAAACCCAAGAAACTATGTCCTCTAACATATAATTTTCAGTACATGTCCTCTAATTATTGCTTTTCTCTTAATCAATACTATTCAGATTTAGAATCAATATGTCATCATTCTCTGTTATTCAGATTCACAACACCAACAGGAACAATAAAAAGTTACAcagcaacaacaccaacaattaaatcacaataacataataaaaacaagaaaaaaataacagACGGAATTCATACTCAGATGCAGGACAGAACTCAAACCAAGATGAGGGAGAGGGAGCAGTGGAGCACAGGCGACGGAACTGGAACAAACAACGGCAGTGGAACAGAGGCGACGCAACGCAATGAAAAAGACAAGTTGCGACGGCGCTGGAGCAGTAGGAGCGGGGACGGCGGCTGGACCAGATTCGACGGCGGCGACACAGCTTGAAAAAGAGAATAGCGGCTAGGGTTTTTCTTTGAGAGAGAGAAGAACTTCAATGTCTCGGTGAGTGGTGAACGACGAAGATGAGGAGCGGCAATGGTGAGTGGTGAGCGAAGGTGAAGAAGATGAGGAGCGACGCGGTGAGTGGTGAGCGATGGTGAGAAGACGAAGGAGAAGGGCAACGGTGAGTGGGGGTGAGCAAATGTGAAGACGAAGGAGAAGGGCGACGGCGAGTGGTGGTGACGTGAAAACGGCGTGAAGCAGAGAAGGAGCTGAGCAAGGCGCGTGTTTTTGGAGGAGAAGAACGAGGGTttccaaaagaaaacaaaattcatTTAAGTATAGGTGAATATTTTAGGCATCACTTTTGAAGCGCACCCAAAACTTAGTAAATAGGCTACCCTCAAAAAACGTTCTCTTTGGTACAAAAAGTATACCCATAAATATCAACATACGGCTacactttataagtgatttctataatacctaaggctacactttttaaatgataccAGAATTGTGTTTCCTTTTCTCTAAAAAACAGG harbors:
- the LOC112743976 gene encoding DNA mismatch repair protein MSH3, with product MLEDIVSWVLTNLSRAPDLQRGVTRIFHCTAKPVEFVAVIQAILSAGKQLQQLNIREEENNNLRSNLLRRLILSASSDSVIANATKMLSSLNKESADQGDLTNLIIASEAQFPEVTRARKAFRMEEEQLNSLIGLYRKRLGAEFGIHECFWNYSFDRDR